From Ictalurus punctatus breed USDA103 chromosome 26, Coco_2.0, whole genome shotgun sequence:
CTCCGCTTTGATGTAATGAGCATGCGCGAGCGCGTGGGGCGTGGCCGGCGCGTAACGGAGCGAGCGGAGCGCGACCTCGTCGTTGCTCGGGCGGCCGGCGCCTGGCGAGCGCGGGAGAGCGTGCGCGTGCACGTGGCCGCGGTAGCGCGAGCGGTAGCTGGAGGAGCGACGGCTCTGGAGCGACGCGTGCACGCGGTTCCGAGGCGCACGGCGGAAAGTGCGCGTGCGGTGCGAGTCGATGAAGAGGTGCACCGTGAGCGCGCCCACCGTCTCCGCCATGATGAAGGAGAGCGCGCCGCAGTAGAAGCTCCAGCCGTACCAGTGACTCCGCTTCGACTCGCTCTGATTCGGATCTCCGGCGTTAGCGGAAATGTACACGATGATCCCGATAATGTTACTGAGAcctggagcacacacacacacacacacacacacacacacacacacacacacacatcatatacaATGTTGTATTATAAATAGACACATGACTTATTTAGATAAAATTCCACGCAGCGCTGAAAAGAAATATGATgtgcagaaagaaagagggattTTAAAAGACAACAATTTTATGAGAAATTCCTTTAAAAGCAGCGAGAAATTTAAAGGAAGAAATGAagcaaaagaaacaacaacaaaaagaaagagagagtagaAAACGCGTTTCCTGAAGAACACGGAGACTGACTCTTACATATTTCGCCTGTACTGCTTGGGTGTTTCTAGGCAGTTGCTATGGTGTTCCACATGGTTGCTATGGTGTTGCTATGGTGTTCctggtggttgctatggtatgTCATGCAGTTGCTTGTGGTAGTAAACTGTACGATTTTGTTTAGTGTTTTAGACTTCACTTGCCGTTCacactgtctgtctatctatctatctatctgtctgtctgtctgtctatctatctgtctatctgtctgtctgtctatctgtctatctgtctgtctgtctatctatctatctatctgtctatctgtctgtctatctatctgtctatctgtctgtctgtctatctgtctatctgtctgtctgtctatctatctatctatctgtctatctgtctgtctatctatctgtctatctgtctgtctgtctatctgtctatctgtctgtctgtctatctatctatctatctgtctgtctatctatctatctgtctgtctgatggAAGCGTACCGGCGGAGACGAAGAATAGTCCTGCGCTCAGGATGACGTTGTGGCGGTTTTTGTAGAACTCACTGGCAGCGACACACACTCCACCAACAAACAGCAGCCCAACACTCATGATGGGGAAAAGACTGGAGGCACGCACtgctcctgaaacacacacacacacacacacacacacacacacacacacacacacacacacacgtttgccTTACTGTCcctgtgaggaccttccattgacaaAAAAGCTGCAGATTTTTGCAGcagtatactgtgtgtgtgtgtgtgtgtgtgtgtgtgtgtgtgtgtgtgtgtgtgtgttgcaggcaCTCACGGAGCAAGTATTCTGCTGCATCTTGTTCGTATTCAGCGTCTTCTGGGAAATGATCaatgtttttacacacacctgtgaaCAGACCTTAAaagcgtgcgcgcacacacacacacacacacacacacacacacaatgtttttcAAATTTACTGAAGATATACTAAACATATCagtttttttatctatttattgttACAGTCATGCTTGTGGAAGTTCAGTGAagctacttcctgttctcactgaCGTCGCATGAGCTGCcgaatttaataaaaaatgtaaagaatgtcatttaaaaaatcgtTTGCGGACGAGCCGTGAAGTAGGAGAGTAGGTAACAGTACGTCCGCTTCATCACCCCcccatcattcattcatttcctataacagcacaaagggatttattccGTATACTGTACCATTTAGCATTCTGTGTTCTAACGCAACGCCCCATCGATCGATCGACTCGCAGTCTGTGTGAATAAATACTGAAAGAACGCGTGGTGTTGAGTTCGTGTTTTAGTTTCTCCGGCGTCGCTTTAATGTGAATTTCCAGCCCCGGCGAGCGCTGTCCTATCGACGTCCTTCTGACAGCATGAACGCTTCATTACACTTTCCATTAAAGGCAGTGATGTAGGTCAGAGATTTGGG
This genomic window contains:
- the cacng3a gene encoding voltage-dependent calcium channel gamma-3 subunit, whose translation is MRPCNRGAQMLVTTAGAFAAFSLMTIAVGTDYWLYSPGVCRTESTGDNDTAQKNEEVLTHSGLWRQCCMEGLFTGVCKNIDHFPEDAEYEQDAAEYLLRAVRASSLFPIMSVGLLFVGGVCVAASEFYKNRHNVILSAGLFFVSAGLSNIIGIIVYISANAGDPNQSESKRSHWYGWSFYCGALSFIMAETVGALTVHLFIDSHRTRTFRRAPRNRVHASLQSRRSSSYRSRYRGHVHAHALPRSPGAGRPSNDEVALRSLRYAPATPHALAHAHYIKAENGLAFHAHSHGVYHEKENPGALTPKKKCALPLLSSSSSAATRRTTPV